The following DNA comes from Candidatus Alcyoniella australis.
GCGAATGGCCTGCGGCGTGACCGAAGCGATCTTGAGAAAACCGCGGTCCTCGATCACGTCCTCGTCGATCTTGTAGATAAAGTTCTGCTCGAAGGTGTAGTCCAGGCCCAGGGTGATGTTACGCGAGCCGTTGACCAGCCACTTGTTGTCGCGGGTCGAACGCAGCCAGCGGAAGAACTTACCCAGGGGCAGCTCAACGCCGGGGCTGATGCTGTAGACGCTCTTCTTGTAGCTGATCTCCTCGCTAAGCTCGTTGCCGAAAACGATCCGGCCGTTCATCGGCCAGCGTGCGATCCAGGGCCAGAGAAAGCCCACCGACGAGCTGCGCGACGAGAGCACGAAGCTCGGATCGGTGATCCACAGGTCGTTGGAGAAGGTCAGTTTGCGGCCGTGGCCCGCCAGGTTGCGGTGGGCGATCTCGAACGAGGCGTTGTAGCCGTCGGCCGTGTTGTAGCCCACGCCCCATTCGATGGTTCCCGAACGCCGCTCGGTGACCTCGCAGATCAGGTCGACTACCTGGTCGGACAGGTCGGCCTTGACCGGCGCGATGCGCACGCTTTTAAACAGCCCCAGGGCGTTGAGGTTCTGCTCGGATTCGACGATCAGCCCGTAGTCGAACGGCTCGTCCTGCTCGATGTACAGCTCGCGACGGATTACATGATCGCGGGTCAGCACGTTGCCGCGGATGTAGACGTTGCCGAAGAAGTACTGTTGGCCCTCGGTCACGGTGTAGACGATCCGTACCTGGGTGCGGTCCTCGTTGAACTCCAGCCGGTGCTTGACCCTGGCGCGGATGTAGCCGTTCTGGAAGTAGACCTGCAGCACGCGCGTGCTCGATCCCTCGAGTTTCCAGGGGTCTAGGGGATCGCCGGCCGCGAACAGCGGCTTGAGCGTGGCGGCCAGCTCGTCGGACTGGTAGACCTGATTGCCCTCGAACTCGATGCCGCTGATGTGGGTGCGCGGCCCCTCCTCGAGGTTGACCTTGACCACGATCCGCCGCCGTTGGGCCTCGTAGTCGACTTCGGGCTCGTCGAGCTTGACGCGTAAGTAGCCCTCGGACTGGTACTTGCGCTGTACGCGGGTCAGCCCGGCGGTGAACAGTTCGGGCACGTAGCTGTTACCGACGTCCAGCTCCCGCCGCAGCTGCTTCTCCTCGAATTCGGCGTTGCCCGTGAAGTCCACGCGATCGAGTTTGACCTTGGATCCGCGCTCGACGCTGAAGCTCATCAGTTTGATGTTTTCGCCCTCGGGCTGCTCGTACTGGGTCTGGACGTCGGCCTCGTAATATCCCTTGGCTTGCAGATGGCGGCGGACCTCTTCGCGCCAGTCCTCCATCACCCACTTATTGAAGCGCCGCCGGTCCTTGAGCTTGATCACGCGCCGCATTTTGTAGTGACGCTGCCAAAAGCTGAACCCGGGCTTTTCGAACGTAACGTCGATCAGTCGGCCGGCCTCGATCTGCAGTTGGGCGTAGACCTTGTTTTCGCTGTCGTCGATCACCAGGGTCGGCTCCGAGACGATCGCCTCGAGATAGCCGTGACGGCGATAGTAGTTCTCGAGCCGCTGGGCCCCGCGGTCGAAGCGTTTGCGCTTGGCCACGCGCCCGACGCGCCAGCGCAGCTTTTTGAGCACTGCCCGCTCGTCGATCCCCGTGGAACCCGAAAGCATCACTCCGCCGATGCGGTAGCGCGAGCCCTCGGAGATGTTGAAGAACAGGTCGACGGCGTACTCGCCCTGGTCGATCTCGTGGCGCGAGCGGACCTTGACCGCGAAGTAGCCCTCGTCGCGGTAGGCTTCGCGGATTCGCAGCCGCTGCTGGCGCAGGTCGCCGGGCTCGAAGGTCGTACCACGGATAATGCGCGAGATGCGCAACAGCTCGTCGTAGTTGAAACGCGACGAGCCGACGAACGAGATCGAGCGGATGGTGTAGCCCGGCACAACCTCGACGTGCACCATCAGCCGCCCCTGGTCGTCGTGCTTGGCCTTGACCGTCACGTCGGAAACGTTGCCCATCAGGTAGATGCGCTCAATGGTGCGCCGCACGCGACTGGGCGTGAACGGCCGACCCTCGATCAGCTTGATCGAGCGCTCGACTCGGCCGCGATTCATGTTCTCGGGCAGCAGCAGCCGCAGTTTGTAGATCGTCTCGCCCCAATACTCGGTGCCGTACTGGGCGTGCTGCACCTCCTCAAGGGTAACCTGTTCCACGGCGCGCGCCATGCCGCCGGGCCACAGCACGGCGCAGCAGATCAACAACAACAGCGGGAGAAGCGTGCGGCGCATCATTGGAACTCGATCGTCAAGACCAGCCCGGCGCCCAGCGAGCCGTAGCTCTGGGGGTAGTCGGGGTTGGTGCGGCTGGACCACAGGCCGCGGACTTTGAGATAGCGGATAAAGCCGTACTCGAGCTCGGCGCCCATCTCGGTGTCGATCACGTCGCGGTAGAGCGAGGCCACCAGGTCCTTGCCCAGCTCCTTGCTGATCACGATCCGCGTGCGGCCGCCGCTGGTGTCTACGGCCACCGAGATTCCGGTATAGCGGCCGGCGATCTTGTTCAGCCGGTCGCCGATAATCTTATTGGCGGTCCAGCCCAGGGCCTGCTCGGTGCTCACCTGCTCGCCGCTTTGAAACTCATCGTAGCTCATGCCCAAAGTCAGCAGCGAGATGATGTCCTGGTCGCCCTTGGGCGGATCGGAGTTGAAGGTGATGTCCACGTTGTCCGGGTCGCCGTGGACGTTGACCAGGATGTTCACGTCCTGCACCGTGGTCTCGGCGTTGACCTCGAAGTTGGGCCAAATCCGCGCCTGCTCGTAGAACTGGATCGAGACCGAGCTGATCTCATAGCTGTTGCCCAGCACATCGGCGCGCCCCTCGACCAGGAACAGGTGGCCCAGCAATCCCATGTCGACGTTGTCGCCGGTGAGGATCAAATCGCCGCCGAGCTCGATTTTGGCAACGTTGTTAAAGAAGATCAGCTCGTCCGGAGCGTGCACCGCCACGTTGAAATCAACGAACGGCTCCTGCTCCTGATAGATGGCGACTGCCGAGGGCGGCCGCGAGCGGAAGCTCTGCAGGATCGAAATCAGGTCGATGTCCTTGGTGTAGACCGCGCGGTCGACGTTGATCTCGCCGCTGATCTCGTAGCGGCCGTCCTCGCCTTGGAGCAGCATGCTCAGCGAATCGAGCTTAACGTCGAGGTCCGGGGCGTAGCCGGTGATCATCTTGTTGATGCTCAGCAGGAAGCGCATCTTCTTGGGGCTGAAGCCCTCGAGCATCACCTGCCCCGAGCCGCTGAGGTTGGGATCGCGGTTCTGGGCGCCGACGCGCGCGCTGAGCACCTCGAGGTTGACCCGATCGCGGTCGAAGTTGACGATCGCCCGCAGGTCCTGCACCGGTTGGGGGAAGTTCTTGATCTCGAGCTGGCCGCCCTCGATGCGCAGGGTGCCCTCGGGCTTGAAGTTGCTAAAGTCGTTGGTCACCCACAGGTCGATGTTCAGCGCGCCCTGGGCGTCGGCCACCATCGGCACAAAGGCGTGCAGGATCTCGATGTCGATGTCGCCGGCGAGGTAGAAGCCCACGAGCTGCGGCGAGACCTGAGCGCGCGTCAGGGTCAGCGAGCGCACGCCCTTGCCCCCCAGCTCGAAGTCCTGGACGTCGATGCGGCCCTGGGCGTAGCTGAGGTTGATCGGCGTCATGTTCTGCAGCGAGAAGTCGGCCGCGCCCATGCTCAGCTTCTCGATATCGACCTGGGCCTCGAGCTGCTCCGTACGCTTCAGCGGCACTCCGACGCGCACTACCGCGCTGAGCACGCCGTACATCTGCGCGGCCGCGCCGAACTCGAGGTACGGCCCCATGTCGAACTCGTCGATCGAGAGCTCGAGGTCGATCCGCGGATCGTCGCCCAGCAGCGCACCCCCCGCGCCGAGCTTGATCCGCTCGTTGACCAGAGTCCCCTCGACTGCCAGCGCGCCG
Coding sequences within:
- the bamA gene encoding outer membrane protein assembly factor BamA, with the translated sequence MRRTLLPLLLLICCAVLWPGGMARAVEQVTLEEVQHAQYGTEYWGETIYKLRLLLPENMNRGRVERSIKLIEGRPFTPSRVRRTIERIYLMGNVSDVTVKAKHDDQGRLMVHVEVVPGYTIRSISFVGSSRFNYDELLRISRIIRGTTFEPGDLRQQRLRIREAYRDEGYFAVKVRSRHEIDQGEYAVDLFFNISEGSRYRIGGVMLSGSTGIDERAVLKKLRWRVGRVAKRKRFDRGAQRLENYYRRHGYLEAIVSEPTLVIDDSENKVYAQLQIEAGRLIDVTFEKPGFSFWQRHYKMRRVIKLKDRRRFNKWVMEDWREEVRRHLQAKGYYEADVQTQYEQPEGENIKLMSFSVERGSKVKLDRVDFTGNAEFEEKQLRRELDVGNSYVPELFTAGLTRVQRKYQSEGYLRVKLDEPEVDYEAQRRRIVVKVNLEEGPRTHISGIEFEGNQVYQSDELAATLKPLFAAGDPLDPWKLEGSSTRVLQVYFQNGYIRARVKHRLEFNEDRTQVRIVYTVTEGQQYFFGNVYIRGNVLTRDHVIRRELYIEQDEPFDYGLIVESEQNLNALGLFKSVRIAPVKADLSDQVVDLICEVTERRSGTIEWGVGYNTADGYNASFEIAHRNLAGHGRKLTFSNDLWITDPSFVLSSRSSSVGFLWPWIARWPMNGRIVFGNELSEEISYKKSVYSISPGVELPLGKFFRWLRSTRDNKWLVNGSRNITLGLDYTFEQNFIYKIDEDVIEDRGFLKIASVTPQAIRDSRNDPYNPTSGSVNSLVLEYSTQPLQSDVHYLKFVGRTSWYFPLFRALPPLKGLVFAMQLRGGHAQSLEDDLEVPITKRFFLGGSTTIRGFANDEISPLGDDGKTPVGGLAMAHANQELRFPIAWGLGGLLFFDAGTVWTDANHVDISELRTSAGVGLRYLTPVGPISADYGFKLDRLKDETPGEFYITIGNAF